The segment cttttaacaaaaaactacacaaatatgttgatttgtatacaaatttaaattacaatgtaaatatttaattaatatagaaatatgtcacattgtttaaacaaaatatcaatgtaaaattattgtaatattgtgttttaaaatcatttattttaacaacaagccaaataaatatgttgattggagagaaaataaaacaaagccagagaAACATATAGTTTACGAGAGACattctatgtgtcgaatttattataaagaaagttttactaagataaatacattcaataattacaaacaaataatatatttcataaaagtgaaaaataatatccgcgctttcgagTCTGTTCAATTTCCGAGATTTTGGTGGCTGTTGAggttattttgaaaattttctcaTATCTTATAATATTGTTTCCCCTTTTAAAACTTTGTGTATCATataataaagttataaaatgtaaaattatgtgtttttaaaactttttcaGGCGCAAAAATGCAAAATCGTGTGCTCCATTGAATCAAAAATGCAGCTTGAAGGTGACAATAGGGCTTTAGTCCTTTGAACTCAAACAATTAgtacgaccagtagggtctcctttgactagatcccggatctcaactgtcgtttgttgatctcggaaaagagtcgatcgacacGACTTTCgtctaatcgatcgatacacctttcaaacaatcgatcgctacaacgatggttgtattgatcgatggtaattctagcaagcattatcgattCGGTTGAAaacgttctctaatgatctagaccatcATGACAAAGTTTAACGTTGAAaacgttctctaatgatctagaccatcACAGCAAGCTTTAACCTTTGAAAACGTTATCCTTTATCCTTTaacgttctctaatgatctagaccatcATGATAAAGTTCATGCataagatcttgaactcccttttaccttactcattactctttgtgttccttatttcatactaagttttattcaaaccatcatgattttgtctctcatgaatatgtctgagttgATCTACCTGATGTGACCTTGGCCTGTAAGAAGTTGTGCAAGGACACAATCAAGCTGGATAAAACTAAAGAAGAGTGGAATAAgttgtttgttgttttttttaattatgctggtgtttttaattttttttcttctttgaattCTTATGCATTAATAAATCTACGGTTTTTACTTTACAGTTTGGATTTTTCACATTAGATCATTACCTAACTATGAAAAATGTCTTCGAATTAGAAGAACTTACTGTTAATAACGAGTAGACACATTCCTACTTTAGATCTCACATTTCCTTGTGAGACCTATATCCACACATTTCCATAATCTGATACaatttaaaaactttatattagtTTCACgaaattaaatatatactaatacaATATGTATGTGATAGTTAAGTGTCAGAATGAGAACAATAGTTTGAAAAAAGGATTTGAATATCTCTATGTACAATCCAGCCCTTGAACGTTTCATTCTCTGAACATACTTTCAGTTTCACTGACCTTTGGTAATATCAAGAGACATGCAATAAAACTTTCACTTTTTACCTTGGCATTGACAAGACTTAACCATGCTCGACAGTTTTTTAGAAAGTGTGTGAATTCCATCAACTTGGTCACATCAACAATCTCAACCACCTTTATTTAATCACTCCCTATTCTCATATTGCAATTCCTCCATCTTTCTGAATCTACTCGGATTCCcttcctgaaaaaaaaacagagagaaacatTTCTAAAACCTCTTGAATTTCTTTTTGATCCACTTTCACAAACACAaagagaaatattttaaatctcaCATCTAAGAAAGATAAACTATCAGAGATGGGGTCAGATTCTTCGGTTAATAATGGTTACATCATCGACATCGACTCTGATTTCGACGATTATTCAGATGCCGATCCGACCAACTACTTCAAAAATCTCAACCTACGATATTTTGCTGCCAAACCAAAGGAAATGCTATTCGAGTACACTGAGTTGAAGGAAAAGTGTTTGGAGAATGACAACCCGGTTGCCCACTATATCGAGGGGATACTTAAGTACTTCATAATGGAAGACCAACATGCAGGACTATATCATTTACGACAAGCTTCCATTGGTAAAAATGATGAAGGTACGTTACTTTACGGGTTTGTTAATGATGGTTCGTGGTCACTTATGGAAGGGGAGAAAGTATATGGATAAACTTCGATGGCTGGAAAAACCATCGAGGTCCAATCAAAGCTGGGAAAGAATCAAGAACTCCCTAAGTTCAATTCCGTGTAATTACACTCATGATGATTATGCGGAGATGGTTAACATTCGGCCACGGAGAATGTGCCATCCCGAGGATGACATAAATTTAGTTTGCTATTAGTGTTACTACTACAAAAAGGGTTTATCAATGGTTTTCCTTTGCTACTCGTGAAGAATAAGAAATGGAAGGGTTGTTGTGTGTAAGTTTATCCATACAatatgttttaatttgttttttcagttCATGCACTATGTAATCGTCTATGCTACTCTTTTGTTTCAAGCTAGTTTGATGTCTGAGTGTTTATATTGTTGTGTCTGTTTATCTATGCAATTGttctaattttgtattttcagttATTGTACGATATGTAATCTAAGTTGCTGTTTTTGTTCATTGAAAATGAGTACTACTTTAAGGGTCGTGGAAGGTTAGTTAATTGTGGGTTTCATGACAAAAACAATATGTACAGTTGTAACATTTAgcaactattttaaaattattttgcaaAATAGTAAGTTATTAAAAATCAGACCCAAAAGAATATACCTTCTCGAATTTATAATGTAATTTAcgtttataaaaatttaaaacaaatattatttaaaaaactaacTATTTTATTCAGTCTCTTAAATTAATTCTTTTTGGCAAAATCTATTGTAAAGAATATACTTGGATTACAAGTTTAGTATTAACTACATTTCCAAAAATTATggagttaacaaaaaaatcccATCCATATAGAAAATCGTATCATAGATTCCTTATTCATGGAACTGAGtttaaaatctttttctttgttcatcCAACAAGAAAATCACATCTTATATTCTCAATATTTAACCCTAGATATCCGTACTATAGATCAAACTTCTCCCTTCCTAATATAAATACAGTTTATGGTTCACATAAACGGGACATCCTCtcaaactaatataataaagGTTGTTTTTCTTATGGCTTCCATGATCAATACCGTCTATTTGAGCGAGATTCATCCTTTCAAAAATGTATGGAGAGTTGATGTCAAAGTGCTTCATAAGTGGATTACATTGAGTCACCAATACGGTGCTTCTATTGAGATGGTTTTATCCGATCAAAATGTAAGTTTTAGTATTCTTATCAGAAACTTAATCCATAGTATAATACTAAACTTTCATTACATGCTATTACATTATTTTGTATTGATTGAATTTCAtcatttagttatatttttaaggATGTAAAAATCCATGCAACATGCAATCAAGAATTGATGCCACAGTTTGATAGGCAATTGACTGTTGGAGTTTGGAAAGTTATTACTAACTTCCAATTGAGAAAAGCTTGTGGTATCTACAGGACCACCAATCATGTTTACAAGATGGTGTTTGTTAGTGAAACTAAGATATACGAATCAAATGTTCAATCATATGATATGTTCCTCAGTCTCCCCGATTTTGGCAACGTGTTAAATGGTTCATAGGACAAGTGCTTTCTTATAGGTAACCCATTTCTAAAAGTCATGGAAGTAATGCATTAAAAgatttgaatttatattaactttttagttttttcaaaCATATATTCTTGGTCAAGTCTTGGATCTTGGAGGTCCGTACTTGGTTCAATGCGCAAGAAAAGAAATGACCAAACTGAAGTTTACTTTGAGGGATATCAAGTGAGTTCGTTTGAAACTGTTtctgatgtttttgttttttagtttttatggtAACATTATGCGTATGTTTCGTGGTTATTTACTTCAATGGCTTCACAGAAACCTACGCCTGCATTGTTGCATTATGGGACGATTGGCTCAAATGCTGATCGAAGAAGACAGCAAGCTAAAGGAAGGAGATGTTTTTCTAATACGCTTTGCTAAAGTCTGCAACTACAACGGTACTGCCATTGTATAATCATTGTTTTTCGGTTAGTTTGTTTAGAGTATATTTACGTTTATGTTGTTTGCAGGGGAACTATTAGTCTCCAATGCTTTTGATTCTTAATTGGTTTATACAAACCCAGATATCAAAGAAACTGAAGCACTGAAACAAATGTAAATTCGATTCCTTTTAACCACAATTTCCCTATCGATGATGTGTTTCCTAATGatgacatttttatttaaatcatttagGTTTCATGGTGAACCTAACGAACTTCAGACCATTCAACCAAAGAGTGAAGATGTTCAGATGCATAACAAGCTGATGAGGTGGTCTCAATATCCCTTCACTACCATTCAAGGAATGAAACGATTATCTAAGGTGGGTTGGATtacacacaaacaaaacaaatgcaAGCGTCGTTTGTTTCTCTccttattaaaaatgtttttatatgtttttgtagGGTGAAAAGTGTAGAGTTATCTGTCACGTCTATGCTATTGATACCATGAGTGGTTAGTATTATTTTGCTTGTGTGGTATGCAACAATCAGGTGTTCAAACCACATGATGCTCTTGATGAACTGAATTTAAAGAACTGGTGGTGTAAAATTTGTCAGTGTAATGTTGAGAAGGTCTTAGCTAGGTCAGTGCATTTCCTATCAATTAACTTATAagagttatttttatatagagcAGACTCGATGTACATATATGAAATGTGGTggcttttttatttctttatagatACAAGTTGACTTTGCTTGTGCAATATCTAATCGGTGAGTCCGAATTGAATCTGGATGACTCTGCCACTACGTTCATTGTGAAATCGTCTGCAGCAGAAGTCTTGGACCCGGCACCAAATCAGGTAAGTTATTCGTagtgtataaatttttttgtattaaCACTTTAATGATTagttgttttcttttaataatatttgttgcAATATTTAGGCTCCAATCAACCATCAAGAAAGTTTACCACCTCATCTTGTGGATATTGTTGGTAAAACTTATGGATTTGGTATTTGTATCGTGAGAACACCAGTTCTCATCTTGCTGAGTACAAGGCAATGAAAGTTTGGAACCTTGATGATAttattatgaagaaaattaaGTCTCTCCATCAGACTTCGACCAGTTTGGGGAATAAACAATGCAGAGAAACTGGTGATGAGAAAAGCAAATATCAATTCGAAGCGGAAAATGATATAAGTGGCTGAATTTGGAGAAGAATCATGGtttaattttttctgtttttttcaatttttaatattttgttttaatatttggtGTTGATTTTTTAATGGTTTTTTATTTGGctgttttattatattgttcTGTTCTACTTTTGCTTTTCTGTAATGCATTAATAAATctatcatttgttttttttatttactctGTTATGAGTTATTAAATCTATGAATTGGTTTTAATAAagcaatttcttcaaaacaacaCTAAGAAGCATATACGGTACAAGTGTTCtaaaagaggtttagaacataCCTTTGTAGTTCTTAAATTTTGCAGAGCTTTGCAGAGATGGTGTGACTCCATCGTTTCGTGAAGAAGTACAAAGCTTGGAAGAGATACCATCCAAGACAATGATGCATGAATAAGATGCAAACGTATGAAACATTAGTTTATATAACCTAACTTAATGCACACGAAATTGGATTGAATAGCAATATATCGTATGAACAACACATCTTATAAGAGTTGTACCACCTAAAATCAACTATTCAATCTATAACCTTTCATGATCTTAAAAATACGGTGAGAATACATAGTAAATTCTGGAGAGACTTAATCAAGCAAATATCAATTCAAAAATTTTGATGAATTATTTCAGATTTAAGagtctttaaaattttaaacaagcTTACCGCCCAAAATTCGATGTTTGCTGAAAATATCATACAACATTTATGATAGTATATTcatttactaaataatttaCGATCATAACTAAACACCTAAATTGATGGGGATACGGTTTACTTCATTTTTCATAGAAGACATTGGCAATCGTAGAACCCTTCTAAAATAACATAACTAAACATCATCTTCAAACTTTCGTGAGCCACTATCAACAGAGATAACTGTTTAAGCTGTCAAAGgaaaatgagaagaaaaagaaaggatCATACCGAAAGCAATGTATCCGAGTTTTCTCCCCTCGAACGCAATGTAAGAAAAACATCCTCTAAGCCTGTCGCCACGCATCAGTTGGTTCCTCTAACAATAGTCTATAAGAGATTAAGCGTGGTGTCAGTAAGGATGTATTTAAGAACTCTATCGTTTCTTCAGTACAAGATACGTCATACACACCTATAAGCACTACAAACAGATGAAAGTGCAGtctaggtaatttttttttaagaggAAACATTTATAGACGCTAAAACGATGCAGTTAATCGTAATTTCTgatatatcaatatataaaacatCCAGATCTGGACGTATTGTCAAATGATTTGTTCAAATCTCCAGAACCAAGGAGTTGTTTGACAAGACTATCAAGTAAGTTTCTTTGATTATTATTGCTTTTATCAGTCCATATATGATCAAGTGACTATAAtttcaatatttgtttttgCACAGATGCTAAAAAGGTCAACAACTCTGGAGTTCAGACAAACAATCTAGGAGTATCACAGAAACAGATAACAAAGTCACAGAAAAAAAGGGAATAGCAAAGAAAGCAAGAAAAACTTCAAAGAATGTTTTAAAAGACATTACAAACATATCACATGCCTTGGAGAATGACAAAGAAACTACCCCATCCGCCTCTTCTAAACGAATATATGAGGATAAAAGCAGTGGtgatgatgacacagaaaatgAGGATTACAATGTAGATGATCAAGGTATGATGATACTCAATGTTTAATAATGTTTAAATGCTATCTCGACAAGGCATGGGGTTCTAATATTTGATTGTGTTGTCGTGACATGTATACTTGAAGAAATCGATGATGAAATGGACTTTGACTGTAGTTCACAGGATAGTTCAGATTCCTAAAATGAACTATCAGACTTTGATTTGGCTGCTGATGATGAAAATAATCCTACTACTGGTATACATTATGGTTGCCGTACGAAATCTTCGAAATCCACTTCGAAACATAAAGGATATGTAAGCACAACACaaattttgtaaactaataaaagttaagtttatttgtataattggggtgtgttttctttgtttttaacaGCTTACCTAGATGAAGGTGATCCAGAATACACATGTGGTTATTGTAATGCTATTATGTGGTATGGTGAAAGGTTGAACAGACGTAAGAATACAAATAATCCTATCTTCACACTATGTTGCGGACAAGGTCAAGTTCAGTTGCCTCTTTTAAGAGACCCAACCGAAGTACTGAAACGACTGATATTAGGAGATGATGCACAAAGCAAGCATTTTCAGAGAAACATGAGACCTTTTAACATGGTCTTCTCATTTACTTCTCTAGGTGGGAAAATGGATAGATGTGTTAAGAAAGGCGTTGGTCCGGATATGTTGCAACTGCACAGAGAGAATTACCATCTAATGGGCATTCTGCAACCACCAAATGGTCAGCAAGCTAAATTCGGACATGTGTACATAGTGGACACTGAAactgaagaagaaaacagagagaattgTCTGAggtaattatgtttttttatttggcaaacttaaaaaaaatgttataaaaccTAAGATTTTGTATTGTTCGTCAATATAGCTGTTGTCTTTTATGTGGAATTCAATACTTTATTAAATGAAATTCAATGTCTAACAACTTTTTGCATATATTTCAGCAAAAGTAGGCACCGTTTTAAAGTGAAGAGAAATGATGGACTCAAGAAAAAGATCATTGAAGTTTTGATGAAGATGTTAAATGAAGTGAATCCTTATGTGAAGCAGTTTAGATCAGCAAGAGATCGTTTTAATATGAACCCAGATCAGGCTTTTCATATGAGAATTGTTAGTAGTCGTCTTAAAGATGGAAGGACATACAATACACCCACAGCATCTGAAGTGGCTGCACTAATTCCTGGAGATTTCAATCTTGATATGGATAAAAGGGATTTTGTGCTTCAGAAGCATTCTGGGCGACTTATGAAGATTAATGAGATACATGTTTCATATCTTGCACTTCAGTATCCTATAATATTTCCATATGGAGAAGATGGTTTCAGGCTTGGTATACAGAAAGGTGTCACTGAAGACACTAAGAAACACCAGAAGAGTACTATAAGTATAAGGCAATTCATTGCATTTCGCCTTATGGAACGCAAGAACGAATCTCGATGTCTTTTACATTCCAAACGTCTTTTCCAGAAGTTCATGGTTGATACCAACATAACTATAGAGTCCAATCGTCTTCATTATCTAAAGTGTAATCAGTCTACACTCCGATCTGATAGTTATGACTCTATTAAAGAATCTGAGAGGGCTGGAAAGACTGATATGAGTGATCAGGGGAAATAATGGTTCCTGCCAGCTTCTTTCACAGGTGGTCCTAGATATATGAAGAATATGTATTTGGATGCTATGACCATTTGTAAACATTTTGGATTCCCAGATCTGTTCATCACTAAGTCCAAATGACATGCCAGAAATTCTTGCTAGGATTTTCAAGATCAAACTTGAATCATTTATGGATGACTTAACTAAGAAACACCTACTTGGAAAGACTGTTTCAGGTAAATTTGatcaattgtttaaaaaaatatttgttttgttattgctactaagatttatttttgttttgtttcagcAATGAACACCATTGAGTTTCAGAAACGTGGTCTACCGCACTCCCACATCGTTTTATTTTTGCATCCTGATTCCAAACTTCCAATTACAGACGACATTGACAAAATTATTTCTGCTGAGATTCCGAGCAAAACTGATGTACCTGAGCTATACGAGATCATTAAAGACATGATGATTCATGGTCCATGTGGGACTGCTAATATGAATTCACCATGCATGGAAAATGGTATTTGCTCAAAGCCGTATCCCAAATCATTTGTTTTGAAGACTACTGTTAACAAAGAAGGGTTTCCGGTTTATAGAAGGCGTAACACATCTGAAAGTATTGAACTGAAGAATGGTTTCAAAGCTGATAATCGATGGGTCATTCCATATAACAAGCAACTATCTGTTCGCTACAAGGCTCACATCAACGTAGAGTGGTGCAATCAAACTGGTTCGATTAAATACTTATTTAAGTATATTAACAAAGGAAGTGACCGAGTTACAGTTTCTGTAGAACCAGCTGATACGGTTGTACAGAATGAGTTTAGCGAAAAGAGTGTGGAACCGAAAAACGAAATTAAAAATTTCTTCGACTGCAGGTAATGACAGATGATTCTGATTGCAACATATATCTCAATTTTTAAGAATGGagtttttgatttatatatatatatatatatatatatatgtatatatggttTTGTAGATATGTTTCAGCGAGCGAAGCTGGTTTGAGAAATTTCCAGTTCCCTCTTCATTTTCGGTCAACAGCTGTTGAGAAGCTCAATTTCCATCTTCCAAGTAAACAGCATATCATTTTCAAGGGAAAAGATAAGATGGAAGTTGTTGTCAGTCGTAAGCTAATCGAGAATACCATATTCTTGGCATGGTTCGAGCTGAATAAGATAGATTCGTTTGCGCGAACATTAACTTACGTCCAAATTCCCAACTACTATACGTACAACAAAAAGgagaagaaattcaaaagacgAAAGAGGGGATTTAGCATTGGCAGGATAAACTATGCTCCACGTAACCAAAAAGATTCCTACTATCTGCGAGTGTTGTTAAACGTTGTGAAAGGCCCTACCAGTTACGAGGACATTAAAACTTATGAAGGCGTTCTATATCCTGGATACAAAGAAGAATGTTTTGCTCGTGGATTGTTAGATGATGATCAGGAGTATATTGACGATCTGATTAGGAGAATTATGCTGGTTCAACAACTTATTTGCGAAATTTGTTTGCCAAAATTCTCATCAACAATAGTTTAGTTATGCCAGAGACAGAATGGGAACAAACTTGGCAATATTTGTCCGAGGATATTGAGTATAATCGTAGGAAAATTCTAAACAGGCCAGGTAAGATTGactatttttttgaaattgttattCAATGTAGTAAAATATTGCAAACGATGAAgcattgaaaatatttaatagtgaTTTATTTGCGTTTTTTGTAGAACTTTCTTTAAGTGATGAGGAGAAAAGGAAGTTTGTACTACAAGAGGTTGATAGACAGTTGAAGCGTTTAGGGACTTCTCTTGCTAGATTCACTTCTATGCCACAACCTTCAGAAACAGACACCAATGATTCCAACGTCTTTATAGTCGACGAGTGCAGTTACCCCCACGAAGCATTGTTAGAAACTCTTCGTATTGATATTCCCAAGATGACAGCTGAACAGAGgaatttttttgatgaaatacTTGATGCTGTGACAAAGAAAACAGGGGGTGAATTTTTTGTTTATGGCTTTGGTGGTACCGGTAAAACTTTCCTATGGAAATTACTTTCCGCAGCAATCAGAAGTAGAGGAGATATTGTTCTTAATGTTGCATCAAGTGGAATTGCTTCTTTGCTTTTATCAGGCGGTatgtgatataccatggattttacccatttttaaccatggaatactagtattttattatatatttaatctgttttctagccttttaggtatgttttcaggttcaagagcattttgtgagaaattgacgtttttggagcattttggagtacgtgagatgatatacccgagtcgaccattcaagaccaagtcggaagtcaacattgaaattataatcgatcgatactcatccagagttgtcgatcgacgtagctgagaagatccgcgtactagaagattataatcgatcgatacacgtccagtgttgtcgatcgatatcgaggacgaaatggtttagccgactacttcaccaagacttcaccaaattacgagattgcccctgacgagtttttaacctaatggaaatgcttaaatattactgctaagtgtttttgacggcaacttCGAAAGAAGGAAGCTTTTGACAACTCAGAGaaacaaagcagagagtgtgagagagagactagagttttatttgttttgagagattggagagatttctcatctccttttgtatttctacttatttctatctatgcaattctttcatctatccattgtcatgaattgcttagctatgtctgagtagtctacttgttaga is part of the Raphanus sativus cultivar WK10039 unplaced genomic scaffold, ASM80110v3 Scaffold0484, whole genome shotgun sequence genome and harbors:
- the LOC130502289 gene encoding uncharacterized protein LOC130502289; this encodes MPEILARIFKIKLESFMDDLTKKHLLGKTVSAMNTIEFQKRGLPHSHIVLFLHPDSKLPITDDIDKIISAEIPSKTDVPELYEIIKDMMIHGPCGTANMNSPCMENGICSKPYPKSFVLKTTVNKEGFPVYRRRNTSESIELKNGFKADNRWVIPYNKQLSVRYKAHINVEWCNQTGSIKYLFKYINKGSDRVTVSVEPADTVVQNEFSEKSVEPKNEIKNFFDCRYVSASEAGLRNFQFPLHFRSTAVEKLNFHLPSKQHIIFKGKDKMEVVVSRKLIENTIFLAWFELNKIDSFARTLTYVQIPNYYTYNKKEKKFKRRKRGFSIGRINYAPRNQKDSYYLRVLLNVVKGPTSYEDIKTYEGVLYPGYKEECFARGLLDDDQDLVMPETEWEQTWQYLSEDIEYNRRKILNRPELSLSDEEKRKFVLQEVDRQLKRLGTSLARFTSMPQPSETDTNDSNVFIVDECSYPHEALLETLRIDIPKMTAEQRNFFDEILDAVTKKTGGEFFVYGFGGTGKTFLWKLLSAAIRSRGDIVLNVASSGIASLLLSGGM